GATAGGGTGTTGCAATTTTATAGTTTATTTTTTAAAAATTTTTAATTTGTAAACATTAAAAAAATTGATTAAAATAAAAAATGGAAATTACAATCTGTCTTTTAAAGAAAAGTGGGAGAAAAACCAAAAAAATTAGGAGGAAAAACGTAATGGCAGTAATTACAATGAAACAATTATTAGAAGTAGGAGCACATTTTGGACATCAGGCAAAAAGATGGAACCCTAAAATGAAACCTTATATTTTTACAGAAAGAAATGGAATCCACATTTTGGATTTACACCAAACTTTAGGAGCAACTGAAGCGGCTTACGAATTTGTAAGACAAATCTCTGAAGAAGGTGGAAAAGTATTATTCGTAGGAACTAAAAAACAAGCTCAGGAAGCTATTAAGGAAGAAGCGGAAAGAGCTGGAGGATTCTATGTAAACCACAGATGGCTAGGTGGACTTTTAACTAACCTGGAAACAATCAAAAAAAGAGTAAAAAGATTAAAAGAACTTGAAGAAATGGATGCAGATGGAACTTTAGACGAAGCATACACTAAAAAAGAAGCAGGATTATTAAGAAAAGAAATGGCAAAACTTTCTAAAAATATTGGTGGAATCAAAGAAATGAACACATTGCCAGCCGCATTGTTTGTAGTTGACATCAAAAAAGAATTTTTGGCATTAGAAGAAGCTAAAAAATTGGGAATCCCTGTAATCGCATTAATCGATACAAACGTAGATCCTGATTTAGTAACTTACAAAATCCCAGCAAATGATGATGCTATAAGATCAGTAAAATTATTTGCACAAGTTATTGCAAATGCAGCAATCGAAGGAAACGGTGGAATTGAAAACGTTGTTGAAGGAGCAGAAGTAGAAGTTCCTGCAAACGAAGAAATCGTTGAGGAAGTAGTAGAAGAAGTTGTTGAAGAAACTACAGAAGCATAGTTAAAACATGATCCAAAAAAATTAAATAAAAATAATAGGGGAATAAAGCCATTCCCCTGTTCTCGTAAAAATAGTAATTAAAAAATTAAAAGAATAAACTCACATTTCTTCTATTGGTCAAGAAATAAAAAGGAAAGGATGAGAAAGTGTGAAAAAAGTTTTAATTGGTTTATTTTTAATAGCAAGTTTAAGTGTTTTGGGTGTGAATAAAGGAAAACTCCCAATGCAACGCGATATAGATTATGTGTGGTATCATTATGAATTAGATCCTAAGTATGAAAACCTATTTTCAAAACAAAAAAAGGAATTTAAGGATAAGTGGGATATTTACCAAGATAAGAATGATTATAAAAATTTTATTGTGCTACTAAAAAAATATATTGAGAAATATCCAAATGATGCTTATGCCTATGAAGCTCTGGGTACAATGTATATGGCAACGAATAATTTTAAGGAAGCAGAAAAAAATTATTTAAAAGCTATGGAGCTGGGAGACAATGATACGGCGAAATTTTCTTTAGTTGTTCTGTATAGCAAGAAAGAGTTAAACAATGATAAAGAAAAAACAAAACTTGGTGAGAAATATTATGAAGAACTGAAAAAAGAAGGATTCAAGTCATACGACAGCCTTGAAATTCTTAGAGGTTCTAAAACTGGGGCATTACTAGGAAGTGCTAAGGCGATATTTGGATTAGCGGCTTATTATGATAATTATGAAAATTATAAAATATCAGAAAAATATGCTACGGAATTTTTAGAATTTGATAAGGAAAATTTAGATAATTTAACGTTTTTAAGCAACGCATACATTGCTCAAAAAAAATATGCAGAATCAGAAAAATTATTTTTGCCACTTGCTCAAAAAGGGATGATGCAGGCACAATATCTTTTAGCACTTGGATATTATCACGCTGGAAATCTTAAGGAAGCAGAAAAATGGGCTAAAAAGACGCTGGAAAAACCTGAAAGAAAACAGTCAGATGATATTGAAGCAGCGAAAGAATTGCTGAATCGAATAAATTCAAAATTAAAAGAATTAAATAAAAAATAAAGGGAATGGTGAAAATTATGAAAAAAGTTTTAATTGGATTATTTTTGGTAGCAAGTTTAAGTGTTTTAGGTGCGAAAAATACAAAAAAAGCAGCAAGGACCCAAAATTATACTAAAAATGTAAATAATCAGTATTCTGTAGTAGACGGAAACCTTATGAATATGTATTCAAAAGAAAAAACAGAATTTAAGAATAAATATATTGCTTTATCTGAAAAAAATGACAAGAAAAATTTAATTGCATTACTGAAAAAATATGTTGAAAAATATCCAAATGATGCTTATGCTTATGAGGAAATAGGAACTGATTATGCGATATTAGATAATCCAAAAGAGGCAGAAAAGTACTATTTAAAAGCAATTGAATTAGGAGATAACGACACAGGAGCGTACTCACTGGCTTTATTATACAGTGATGAAGATTCTTTAAAATCATTAAATTTAACTGCTAAAGAGAAAAATGAAAAAAAGAGCATACTAGACAAATATGAAAACCAACTATCAGATGCTGGTTTTACACATGACAAACTTAAACAACTTAGAGAGCATAAACAGATGGCATTAGTTGGTAATGCCTATTCAATATACCGATTAGCAGTCCAATATTATGGTGCTAAAAATTATAAGATGGCAGAAAAATATGCGAAGGACTTTTTAGAATTTGATAACGAAAATCCAGAAATTTTAAATATGCTAAAAAACATTTCAAAATAATTTTTTGAATGCTAAATTAATCATTAAGTAAAATAAATAAAAAAATTAAAAATATAGGAGGAAAATAAAGTGGCAATTACAACAGCGCTTATTAAAGAATTAAGAGAAAGAACAGGAGCAGGAATGCTTGACTGTAAAAAAGCTTTACAAGAAAATGACGGAGATATTGAAAAAGCAATTGACTGGTTAAGAGAAAAAGGGATTGCTAAGGCAGCTAAAAAATCTGGAAGAGTTGCAGCAGAAGGATTGGTATTTGCAGCGATTTCTGAAGATAGAAAAAAAGGTGCTATCTTAGAATTCAACTCTGAAACTGACTTCGTTGCTAAAAATGATGAATTCAAATCTTTTGGAGAAAAATTGGTAGGATTAACTTTAAGCCATGACTTGACAAGCGAAGACGAATTAAAAGCATTTGAACTTGAAGGAAAAACTGTTGAAACTCATTTGACAGAATTAATCGCTAAAATTGGTGAAAACATGAATATTAGAAGATTAAAAGTCGTTTCAACTGACGGATTCATCGAAACTTATATTCACTTAGGCGGAAAAATCGGTGTATTATTAAATGTTAATGGAGAAGCTACTTCTGAAAACATTGAAAAAGCAAAAGGTGTTGCAATGCATATCGCGGCAATGGATCCAAAATATTTGGATAAATCACAAGTTACAGCTGATGATTTAGAAAGAGAAAAAGAAATCGCAAGACATCAATTAGAATCAGAAGGAAAACCAGCTAATATTATTGAAAAAATATTAGAAGGAAAAATGAGAAAATTCTACGAAGAAAACTGTTTAGTGCAACAAAAATATGTTAGAGATGACAGCGTTACTATCGAACAATTTATTGCCCCAAGTACAATAAA
This is a stretch of genomic DNA from Leptotrichia hofstadii. It encodes these proteins:
- the rpsB gene encoding 30S ribosomal protein S2, whose translation is MAVITMKQLLEVGAHFGHQAKRWNPKMKPYIFTERNGIHILDLHQTLGATEAAYEFVRQISEEGGKVLFVGTKKQAQEAIKEEAERAGGFYVNHRWLGGLLTNLETIKKRVKRLKELEEMDADGTLDEAYTKKEAGLLRKEMAKLSKNIGGIKEMNTLPAALFVVDIKKEFLALEEAKKLGIPVIALIDTNVDPDLVTYKIPANDDAIRSVKLFAQVIANAAIEGNGGIENVVEGAEVEVPANEEIVEEVVEEVVEETTEA
- a CDS encoding tetratricopeptide repeat protein, translating into MKKVLIGLFLIASLSVLGVNKGKLPMQRDIDYVWYHYELDPKYENLFSKQKKEFKDKWDIYQDKNDYKNFIVLLKKYIEKYPNDAYAYEALGTMYMATNNFKEAEKNYLKAMELGDNDTAKFSLVVLYSKKELNNDKEKTKLGEKYYEELKKEGFKSYDSLEILRGSKTGALLGSAKAIFGLAAYYDNYENYKISEKYATEFLEFDKENLDNLTFLSNAYIAQKKYAESEKLFLPLAQKGMMQAQYLLALGYYHAGNLKEAEKWAKKTLEKPERKQSDDIEAAKELLNRINSKLKELNKK
- a CDS encoding tetratricopeptide repeat protein: MKKVLIGLFLVASLSVLGAKNTKKAARTQNYTKNVNNQYSVVDGNLMNMYSKEKTEFKNKYIALSEKNDKKNLIALLKKYVEKYPNDAYAYEEIGTDYAILDNPKEAEKYYLKAIELGDNDTGAYSLALLYSDEDSLKSLNLTAKEKNEKKSILDKYENQLSDAGFTHDKLKQLREHKQMALVGNAYSIYRLAVQYYGAKNYKMAEKYAKDFLEFDNENPEILNMLKNISK
- the tsf gene encoding translation elongation factor Ts, translating into MAITTALIKELRERTGAGMLDCKKALQENDGDIEKAIDWLREKGIAKAAKKSGRVAAEGLVFAAISEDRKKGAILEFNSETDFVAKNDEFKSFGEKLVGLTLSHDLTSEDELKAFELEGKTVETHLTELIAKIGENMNIRRLKVVSTDGFIETYIHLGGKIGVLLNVNGEATSENIEKAKGVAMHIAAMDPKYLDKSQVTADDLEREKEIARHQLESEGKPANIIEKILEGKMRKFYEENCLVQQKYVRDDSVTIEQFIAPSTINSFDRFKVGEGIEREEVDFAAEVAAQISGN